Proteins from a genomic interval of Streptomyces sp. NBC_00820:
- a CDS encoding substrate-binding domain-containing protein → MLADERREAILRAVERQGSITVKKLAEEMGVSAVTLRQDVRELADRGLLSRVHGGAKALTSAPAPADATAVEAPAAAAPPAQERYTVGLVVPPGGYYYPEVIRGVQDAAGSRGVRVVLAVSGESLSDNQEQVRRLMAGGVDGLLLMLHPGLRPLDEAEQWLSGLDVPAVLVERRAGLRAGRLEQVASDHAYGAALAVRHLAGLGYDKVALVARAESPNTALLSAGYAEAAKVMGLTPGPEYRITTTGDAAPADARFEEVVRAVEAGEVRAALVHNDIDAIALLGILRARGLRVPEDLALVTYDDEVAELSEIPLTAVAPPKQAVGSWALDLAVRRLTDPATPLAEILLRPELRVRASCGADRMAEA, encoded by the coding sequence GTGTTGGCCGACGAGCGTAGGGAAGCGATCCTGCGCGCTGTGGAGCGCCAGGGTTCGATCACCGTGAAGAAACTGGCGGAGGAGATGGGCGTCTCCGCCGTCACCCTGCGCCAGGACGTACGGGAACTGGCCGACCGGGGACTGCTGTCCCGGGTGCACGGCGGCGCAAAGGCCCTGACGTCGGCGCCGGCCCCGGCCGATGCCACCGCGGTCGAGGCTCCGGCCGCCGCCGCGCCGCCCGCGCAGGAGCGGTACACCGTCGGGCTGGTGGTGCCGCCGGGCGGCTACTACTACCCGGAGGTGATCCGCGGCGTCCAGGACGCGGCCGGCTCGCGCGGCGTCCGTGTCGTGCTGGCCGTCTCCGGGGAGTCCCTGTCGGACAACCAGGAGCAGGTCCGCCGCCTCATGGCCGGCGGCGTCGACGGCCTGCTGCTGATGCTGCACCCGGGCCTGCGCCCGCTGGACGAGGCCGAGCAGTGGCTGAGCGGCCTTGACGTGCCGGCCGTCCTGGTGGAGCGCCGGGCGGGGCTGCGGGCCGGCCGGCTGGAACAGGTGGCCTCCGACCACGCCTACGGCGCCGCACTGGCCGTACGTCATCTCGCCGGCCTCGGGTACGACAAGGTGGCCCTTGTCGCCCGGGCCGAGAGCCCCAACACGGCTCTCCTCAGCGCCGGATACGCCGAAGCCGCGAAGGTCATGGGGCTGACGCCGGGGCCGGAGTACCGCATCACCACCACCGGTGACGCGGCTCCGGCCGACGCGCGTTTCGAGGAGGTCGTCCGGGCCGTGGAGGCCGGAGAGGTCCGGGCGGCGCTGGTGCACAACGACATCGACGCCATCGCCCTCCTCGGCATCCTGCGCGCCCGGGGGCTGCGCGTGCCGGAGGATCTGGCTTTGGTCACCTACGACGACGAGGTAGCCGAGCTGAGCGAGATCCCCCTCACCGCGGTGGCCCCTCCCAAGCAGGCGGTGGGGTCGTGGGCCCTCGACCTGGCGGTGCGACGGCTGACCGACCCCGCCACGCCGCTGGCCGAGATCCTGCTCCGTCCGGAACTGCGGGTGCGTGCGTCCTGTGGGGCCGACCGCATGGCCGAGGCCTGA
- a CDS encoding ABC transporter substrate-binding protein, whose protein sequence is MLVTGCGNPDDKGTAAGPKTGAVTFWSFVKGSDQVAAAFNRTHPGIKVTFESVPSGQEYYSKLTNAVKAGTAPDVAVVEYPELPEFAAQGELESLDGNLGTLVKDHFPKPVRQLVELGGTTWGVPRDAAPLMLYYRNDFFKDHRIAVPKTWDAYRNMTAQVKRADPKARGGVLFTDNPGLLTALAWQAGAQWFGTRKDAWKVSLTDAPSRKVADYWGDLARHDLVSSSSTLDPFWTSVQQNRTVAYVCASWCAGALRATVADQAGKWSVAPVPTWDGKPASAMYGGSSFVIPKGAENSGAAAEFIKWITTDPEGMKAWVSSGTSSMFPADPRLVPVAKAAFPTSYFGGQDVYAVGSASYDAVAPGWTWGPVMGTTNTAVVDQLPKVAHGDASLFGILEGAQRATVKDIRHRGMRLAP, encoded by the coding sequence GTGCTCGTCACGGGATGTGGCAACCCGGACGACAAGGGAACCGCGGCAGGACCGAAGACCGGCGCCGTCACCTTCTGGTCCTTCGTCAAGGGCTCCGACCAGGTGGCCGCGGCCTTCAACCGGACCCATCCGGGCATCAAGGTGACCTTCGAGTCGGTGCCCTCGGGCCAGGAGTACTACTCCAAGCTCACCAACGCGGTGAAGGCCGGCACCGCCCCGGACGTCGCGGTGGTCGAGTACCCCGAGCTCCCGGAGTTCGCCGCCCAGGGCGAGCTGGAGAGCCTGGACGGAAACCTCGGCACCCTCGTCAAGGACCACTTTCCCAAGCCGGTACGGCAGTTGGTCGAGCTGGGCGGCACGACCTGGGGCGTTCCCCGCGACGCCGCGCCGCTGATGCTCTACTACCGCAACGACTTCTTCAAGGACCACCGGATCGCCGTTCCCAAGACCTGGGACGCGTACCGGAACATGACCGCCCAGGTGAAGCGGGCCGACCCTAAGGCCCGCGGCGGGGTCCTGTTCACCGACAACCCGGGGCTGCTGACCGCCCTCGCCTGGCAGGCCGGAGCCCAGTGGTTCGGCACCCGGAAGGACGCCTGGAAGGTGTCGCTCACCGATGCCCCCTCGCGGAAGGTGGCCGACTACTGGGGCGACCTCGCCCGGCACGACCTCGTCAGCTCGTCGAGCACGCTCGACCCGTTCTGGACGAGCGTCCAGCAGAACAGGACCGTCGCCTACGTCTGCGCGAGCTGGTGCGCGGGAGCCCTGCGGGCGACCGTCGCCGACCAGGCGGGCAAGTGGTCGGTGGCCCCGGTCCCGACCTGGGACGGCAAGCCGGCCTCCGCGATGTACGGCGGCTCGTCCTTCGTCATCCCCAAGGGCGCCGAGAACAGCGGAGCCGCCGCGGAGTTCATCAAGTGGATCACCACCGACCCCGAGGGCATGAAGGCGTGGGTCTCCTCCGGCACCAGCAGCATGTTCCCCGCCGACCCCCGGCTCGTGCCCGTCGCCAAGGCCGCCTTCCCGACCTCCTACTTCGGCGGCCAGGACGTGTACGCCGTGGGCAGCGCGTCCTACGACGCGGTCGCGCCCGGCTGGACCTGGGGCCCCGTCATGGGAACCACGAACACGGCCGTCGTCGACCAGCTGCCGAAGGTCGCCCATGGCGACGCGAGCCTCTTCGGCATCCTCGAGGGCGCGCAGCGAGCCACCGTCAAGGACATCCGGCATCGCGGCATGCGGCTCGCCCCGTAG
- a CDS encoding carbohydrate ABC transporter permease produces MASPSARAQRRTAALLLAPFLVLFSAVTIAPLLYAGWMSLFTTRTSGLGFGGTREVFAGLDNYANALSDPAFRDGFLTVAVYVAVYIPVMIGGALLLALLLDSALVKARAFFQLALFLPHAVPGLIAALIWVYLYTPGLSPVIDLLGSGGIHVSFLSADNAVFSTANIAVWEWTGYNMVIFYAALKAVSGETLDAARIDGAGGIRTALSIKLPMIRPSIALAVLFTVIGSVQLFTEPKVIYSASSAIGSDWTPNMYVESAAFTHNDFGLAAAASLLIALFAAVLSFLVTRFSRSRSRP; encoded by the coding sequence ATGGCAAGCCCGTCAGCCCGTGCCCAGCGCCGTACCGCCGCGCTGCTCCTGGCACCGTTTCTCGTCCTGTTCAGCGCCGTCACCATCGCCCCTCTGCTCTACGCGGGCTGGATGAGCCTGTTCACCACCCGCACCTCCGGCCTCGGCTTCGGTGGCACCAGAGAGGTCTTCGCCGGCCTGGACAACTACGCGAACGCGTTGTCGGACCCGGCGTTCCGTGACGGTTTCCTCACCGTCGCCGTGTACGTCGCGGTCTACATCCCGGTGATGATCGGCGGCGCGCTCCTCCTCGCCCTGCTGCTGGACTCGGCACTGGTCAAGGCCCGCGCCTTCTTCCAACTGGCCCTGTTCCTGCCGCACGCGGTACCCGGACTGATCGCGGCGCTCATCTGGGTCTACCTGTACACCCCGGGGCTGAGCCCGGTGATCGACCTGCTCGGCTCCGGCGGGATCCACGTCAGCTTCCTGTCGGCGGACAACGCGGTGTTCTCCACGGCGAACATCGCGGTCTGGGAGTGGACCGGCTACAACATGGTCATCTTCTACGCCGCCCTCAAGGCGGTGTCGGGCGAGACCCTGGACGCGGCGAGGATCGACGGCGCCGGCGGCATCCGTACCGCCCTGTCGATCAAGCTGCCGATGATCCGCCCCTCCATCGCGCTGGCCGTGCTGTTCACCGTGATCGGATCGGTCCAGCTCTTCACCGAGCCGAAGGTCATCTACAGCGCGTCCAGCGCGATCGGCAGCGACTGGACGCCCAACATGTACGTGGAGAGCGCCGCCTTCACCCACAACGACTTCGGCCTCGCGGCAGCCGCCTCGCTGCTCATCGCGCTGTTCGCCGCGGTCCTCTCGTTCCTCGTCACCCGTTTTTCTCGCAGCAGGAGCCGGCCGTGA
- a CDS encoding carbohydrate ABC transporter permease — translation MTKPTTLTAPAPAAAPGRTSGSGPAARHTPPRPRKRPSDLLSRTGVTAMLGLATLYTLLPMLWLVLSSTKSRQDLFATNGFAPGRHFALFDNLGHLFRADNGIYLRWMVNTVLYAGLGALLATVFSVAAGYAFDKLAFPLKEKLFAFVLLGVMVPGTALAIPLYLIAAEVGLVNTFWGVFLPGLVFPFGVYLARVFSAAYVPGEVLEAARMDGAGEFKTFCRIAFPMLAPAFVTIFLFQFTQIWNSFFLPLVMLSDKDLYPVNLGLYVWYGSALSQGHPQDYLLAVVGSLVSVAPLVVLFLMLQRFWKSGMTAGAVK, via the coding sequence GTGACCAAGCCCACGACACTCACCGCCCCGGCGCCCGCCGCGGCCCCGGGCCGCACGAGCGGGAGCGGGCCGGCCGCCCGGCACACCCCGCCGCGCCCCAGGAAGCGCCCCTCGGACCTGCTGTCCAGGACCGGCGTGACCGCCATGCTGGGTCTCGCCACCCTCTACACGCTGCTGCCGATGCTCTGGCTGGTCCTGTCGTCCACCAAGAGCCGCCAGGACCTCTTCGCCACGAACGGCTTCGCACCGGGCAGACACTTCGCGCTCTTCGACAACCTCGGCCACCTGTTCCGGGCCGACAACGGCATCTACCTGCGCTGGATGGTCAACACGGTCCTGTACGCCGGTCTCGGCGCGCTGCTGGCCACGGTGTTCAGCGTGGCTGCCGGATACGCGTTCGACAAGCTGGCCTTCCCGCTCAAGGAGAAGCTCTTCGCCTTCGTCCTGCTGGGCGTGATGGTTCCCGGCACGGCACTGGCGATCCCGCTGTACCTGATCGCCGCCGAGGTCGGTCTGGTGAACACCTTCTGGGGTGTCTTCCTCCCCGGCCTCGTCTTCCCGTTCGGGGTCTACCTGGCCCGGGTGTTCAGCGCGGCCTATGTCCCCGGCGAGGTCCTGGAGGCCGCCCGGATGGACGGGGCCGGCGAGTTCAAGACCTTCTGCCGGATCGCCTTCCCCATGCTCGCGCCCGCCTTCGTGACCATCTTCCTCTTCCAGTTCACCCAGATCTGGAACAGCTTCTTCCTGCCCCTGGTGATGCTGTCCGACAAGGACCTCTACCCGGTCAACCTCGGTCTGTACGTCTGGTACGGGTCCGCCCTCTCGCAGGGCCATCCGCAGGACTACCTCCTGGCAGTCGTCGGATCACTGGTGTCCGTGGCTCCGCTGGTCGTCCTCTTCCTGATGCTCCAGCGGTTCTGGAAGTCCGGCATGACAGCCGGCGCCGTCAAGTAG
- a CDS encoding hydroxyacid dehydrogenase, with product MGRRHHDALFPPAAIQRLTRHVDIDPRLVAEDFDRIPDLAAVELLITSWGCPPLDDAALARMPALRAVVHAAGSVKHHVTDACWDRGLLVSTAAAANAVPVAEYTVAAVLFANKRVVEISGLYREHRAALDWATHFPGFGNYRRTVGVVGASLVGRRVLELLRPFDFDLLLADPHLDPSRAEALGARLVDLDEMLAVSDVVSLHAPALPETHHLLDARRLSLLRDGATLVNTGRGSLIDPEALTAEASSGRIHAVLDVTDPEVPPPTSPLYSLPNVLLTPHIAGSLGGELLRITGSALDEVERYCGGLEFAHPVTREALAISA from the coding sequence ATGGGGCGACGGCACCACGACGCGCTCTTCCCGCCGGCCGCGATCCAGCGGCTGACCCGTCACGTCGACATCGATCCGCGGCTCGTGGCCGAGGACTTCGACCGGATTCCGGACCTGGCGGCCGTCGAACTCCTGATCACCTCCTGGGGATGCCCACCCCTCGACGACGCCGCACTGGCCCGCATGCCGGCGCTGCGGGCGGTCGTGCACGCCGCGGGAAGCGTCAAACACCATGTGACGGACGCGTGTTGGGACCGCGGACTGCTCGTCTCCACGGCGGCCGCGGCCAACGCCGTACCCGTCGCCGAGTACACGGTCGCCGCCGTCCTGTTCGCCAACAAGCGAGTAGTGGAGATCAGCGGGCTCTACCGCGAACACCGAGCCGCCCTGGACTGGGCGACGCACTTCCCGGGCTTCGGCAACTACCGCAGGACGGTCGGCGTGGTGGGCGCCTCCCTGGTGGGACGCAGAGTGCTGGAACTGCTGCGCCCCTTCGACTTCGACCTCCTGCTGGCCGACCCGCACCTCGACCCCTCGCGTGCCGAGGCGTTGGGGGCCCGGCTCGTCGACCTCGACGAGATGCTCGCCGTCAGCGACGTCGTGTCCCTCCACGCCCCCGCCCTGCCCGAGACCCACCACCTGCTGGACGCCCGCAGACTGTCGCTCCTGCGTGACGGCGCCACCCTCGTCAACACCGGGAGGGGCTCGCTCATCGATCCCGAGGCCCTCACCGCCGAGGCTTCCTCGGGCCGCATCCACGCCGTCCTGGACGTCACCGACCCCGAGGTCCCGCCGCCGACCTCACCGCTGTACTCGCTGCCCAACGTGCTGCTCACCCCGCACATCGCAGGATCGCTCGGCGGCGAACTCCTGCGCATCACCGGCAGTGCGCTGGACGAGGTGGAACGCTACTGCGGGGGGCTGGAGTTCGCGCATCCCGTGACCCGTGAGGCCCTGGCCATCTCGGCCTGA
- a CDS encoding ThuA domain-containing protein — protein sequence MSRTGRLSDVLVYTRTTGYRHDSIPAGTAALRELGQAYGFAVEASEDPAVFTDASLAGRSAVVFLSTSGEVLTPDGQAALRRWTTDGGGFMGVHSAACTEYDWPYYGDLLGARFAGHPEFQPGTVLVEDRSHPAMAHLPTRWDWNDEWYDFHGSPRSDVRVLAGIDESGYRGGSMGADHPLVWCREFEGGGRSFYTALGHASDAYTDPAFRHHLLGGLRWTAGAAI from the coding sequence ATGTCCCGGACCGGCCGGCTGTCGGACGTCCTCGTCTACACCCGTACCACCGGCTACCGCCACGACTCCATCCCCGCCGGCACGGCCGCGCTGCGCGAGCTGGGCCAGGCGTACGGCTTCGCCGTGGAGGCGAGCGAGGACCCCGCGGTCTTCACCGACGCCTCCCTCGCGGGGCGCAGCGCGGTGGTCTTCCTGTCCACCAGCGGCGAGGTGCTCACCCCGGACGGTCAGGCGGCGCTGCGGCGCTGGACGACCGACGGCGGCGGCTTCATGGGCGTCCACTCCGCCGCGTGCACCGAGTACGACTGGCCGTACTACGGCGACCTGCTCGGCGCGCGCTTCGCCGGCCACCCTGAATTCCAGCCCGGCACCGTGCTGGTGGAGGACCGGAGCCATCCGGCCATGGCCCACCTGCCGACGCGGTGGGACTGGAACGACGAGTGGTACGACTTCCACGGCAGCCCGCGCTCCGACGTGCGTGTCCTCGCCGGCATCGACGAGTCCGGCTACCGGGGCGGAAGCATGGGCGCCGATCATCCCCTGGTGTGGTGCCGGGAGTTCGAGGGCGGCGGCCGCTCCTTCTACACGGCCCTGGGGCACGCGAGCGACGCGTACACCGACCCGGCCTTCCGCCACCACCTCCTGGGCGGCCTGCGCTGGACGGCCGGCGCGGCGATCTGA
- a CDS encoding Gfo/Idh/MocA family protein → MSRRVIGIVMNGVTGRMGHRQHLVRSILAIREQGGLDLGDGEVLWPEPILVGRDEHKVEQLAEEHGLEHWTTDLDQALAHPLAEIYFDAQLTQVREQALRKAIEAGKHVYTEKPTAESLDAALELARLAREAGVCNGAVQDKLFLPGLLKLKRLVDGGFFGRILSVRGEFGYWVFEGDWQTAQRPSWNYRAEDGGGMILDMFPHWRYVLDNLVAPVRSVYAHTATHIPERVDERGDTYRATADDAAYGIFELEGGITAQINSSWAVRVDRDELVEFQIDGTEGSAVAGLRDCRFQHRAATPKPIWNPDLPVTEPFRDQWQRVPDNAEFDNGFKLQWELFLRHVVTGSAYHWDLLEGAKGVQLAELGLRSAREGRRFEVPALEIR, encoded by the coding sequence ATGTCCCGCAGGGTGATCGGCATCGTCATGAACGGTGTCACCGGCCGGATGGGCCACCGGCAGCACCTGGTCCGCTCGATCCTGGCCATCCGCGAGCAGGGCGGCCTCGACCTCGGCGACGGCGAGGTGCTGTGGCCGGAGCCGATCCTGGTCGGCCGCGACGAGCACAAGGTCGAGCAGCTCGCCGAAGAGCACGGCCTGGAGCACTGGACCACCGACCTGGACCAGGCCCTCGCCCACCCGCTGGCCGAGATCTACTTCGACGCCCAGCTGACCCAGGTCCGCGAACAGGCGCTCCGCAAGGCCATCGAGGCCGGCAAGCACGTCTACACCGAGAAGCCGACCGCCGAGTCCCTGGACGCCGCCCTGGAACTGGCCCGCCTCGCCCGCGAGGCCGGGGTGTGCAACGGCGCGGTGCAGGACAAGCTCTTCCTGCCCGGCCTGCTCAAGCTCAAGCGCCTGGTCGACGGCGGCTTCTTCGGCCGGATCCTCTCCGTGCGCGGCGAGTTCGGCTACTGGGTCTTCGAGGGCGACTGGCAGACCGCCCAGCGCCCGTCCTGGAACTACCGCGCCGAGGACGGTGGCGGCATGATCCTCGACATGTTCCCGCACTGGCGTTACGTGCTGGACAACCTCGTCGCCCCCGTCCGGTCCGTCTACGCGCACACCGCCACCCACATCCCCGAGCGCGTCGACGAGCGGGGCGACACCTACCGGGCGACCGCCGACGACGCCGCGTACGGCATCTTCGAGCTGGAGGGCGGCATCACCGCCCAGATCAACTCCTCCTGGGCCGTGCGCGTCGACCGTGACGAGCTGGTCGAGTTCCAGATCGACGGCACCGAGGGCAGCGCCGTCGCCGGCCTGCGCGACTGCCGCTTCCAGCACCGCGCCGCCACCCCCAAGCCCATCTGGAACCCGGACCTCCCGGTCACCGAGCCCTTCCGCGACCAGTGGCAGCGCGTGCCGGACAACGCCGAGTTCGACAACGGCTTCAAACTCCAGTGGGAGCTGTTCCTCAGGCACGTGGTCACCGGCTCCGCGTACCACTGGGACCTGCTGGAGGGCGCCA